Proteins encoded within one genomic window of Saccharomyces mikatae IFO 1815 strain IFO1815 genome assembly, chromosome: 15:
- the PUT4 gene encoding proline permease PUT4 (similar to Saccharomyces cerevisiae PUT4 (YOR348C); ancestral locus Anc_7.44), translating into MVNILPFHKNNRQSSTGVVTFTDDIDGGSGSGSGSDAKKEDNVVQVTESLSSGLRRNHPYDNEKDDAIRMEKISKNHSASSNGTIREDLIMDVDVEKSPSVEGDNEPHKLKQGLQSRHVQLIALGGAIGTGLLVGTSSTLHTCGPAGLFISYIIISAVIYPIMCALGEMVCFLPGDGSDSAGSTANLVTRYVDASLGFATGWNYFYCYVILVAAECTAASGVVEYWTTAVPKGVWITIFLCVVVLLNLSAVKVYGESEFWFASIKILCIVGLIILSFILFWGGGPNHDRLGFRYWQHPGAFAHHLTGGSLGNFTDIYTGIIKGAFAFILGPELVCMTSAECADQRRNISKASRRFVWRLIFFYVLGTLAISVIVPYNDPSLVNALAQGKPGAGSSPFVIGIQNAGIKVLPHIINGCILSSAWSAANAFMFASTRSLLTMAQTGQAPKCLGRINRWGVPYVAVGVSFLCSCLAYLNVSSSTADVFNWFSNISTISGFLGWMCGCIAYLRFRKAIFYNGLFDRLPFKTWGQPYTVWASLIVVGIITLTNGYAIFIPKYWKIADFIAAYITLPIFLVLWFGHKLYTRTWSQWWLPVSEIDVTTGLIEIEEKSREIEEMRLPPSSFKDKFMDALL; encoded by the coding sequence ATGGTAAATATACTGCCCTTCCACAAAAATAATCGACAAAGCTCAACAGGAGTTGTCACCTTCACAGACGACATTGACGGCGGTAGCGGCAGCGGCAGCGGCAGCGACGCCAAGAAAGAGGATAACGTTGTCCAAGTAACAGAGTCACTCTCGTCCGGGTTGCGCCGCAACCATCCTTACGACAACGAAAAAGATGACGCTATCCGCATGGAAAAAATCTCCAAGAATCACTCCGCGTCATCCAACGGCACGATCCGCGAGGATCTGATTATGGACGTGGATGTGGAAAAATCACCCTCCGTTGAAGGCGATAACGAGCCGCACAAACTAAAACAAGGCCTGCAGTCGCGTCACGTGCAACTGATAGCGCTGGGCGGCGCTATTGGTACTGGTTTGTTGGTGGGGACTTCGTCCACGCTTCATACTTGCGGCCCAGCGGGACTATTCATATCgtatatcattatttccGCCGTGATCTATCCAATCATGTGCGCGCTGGGCGAAATGGTGTGCTTCTTGCCTGGTGACGGTTCTGATAGTGCTGGATCTACGGCTAATTTGGTCACCAGGTACGTGGACGCGTCACTAGGGTTTGCTACCGGGTGGAATTACTTCTACTGCTACGTGATCCTAGTGGCCGCCGAGTGCACGGCTGCCTCTGGTGTGGTTGAATACTGGACTACTGCGGTGCCTAAGGGGGTTTGGATAACCATCTTCCTGTGCGTTGTTGTGCTGCTAAACCTTTCCGCCGTCAAAGTGTACGGAGAATCGGAATTTTGGTTTGCGTCTATCAAGATCTTGTGTATTGTTGGCCTGATCATTCTGTCCTTTATCCTGTTCTGGGGTGGTGGTCCTAACCATGATCGTCTCGGGTTCCGCTACTGGCAACACCCAGGTGCCTTCGCGCACCATCTCACAGGCGGATCACTGGGTAACTTCACTGATATTTACACTGGGATCATCAAGGGCGCCTTCGCCTTCATTCTGGGTCCGGAGCTAGTCTGTATGACTTCCGCGGAATGCGCGGACCAACGAAGGAATATCTCCAAGGCTTCACGCCGCTTTGTGTGGAGACTGATCTTCTTCTACGTCCTGGGGACGCTGGCCATCTCCGTCATCGTTCCTTACAACGACCCATCGCTGGTCAATGCCCTGGCGCAGGGTAAACCTGGCGCCGGTTCGTCGCCCTTTGTGATCGGGATCCAAAATGCCGGTATTAAAGTTCTTCCTCATATTATCAACGGGTGCATCTTGAGCAGTGCGTGGTCAGCTGCCAACGCGTTTATGTTCGCGAGCACGAGATCGCTGTTGACCATGGCACAGACGGGACAGGCGCCCAAATGTCTGGGCAGAATCAACAGATGGGGTGTTCCTTACGTGGCGGTGGGCGTGTCCTTTCTGTGCTCTTGTTTGGCGTATTTGAATGTATCTTCGTCTACGGCAGATGTGTTCAATTGGTTTTCTAACATCAGCACCATTTCTGGGTTCTTAGGCTGGATGTGCGGCTGTATCGCATACCTCAGATTCCGCAAGGCCATTTTTTACAATGGCCTTTTCGACAGGTTACCCTTTAAGACTTGGGGACAACCTTACACAGTGTGGGCCTCTCTGATTGTTGTAGGCATCATCACTCTCACCAACGGTTATGCCATCTTCATTCCGAAGTACTGGAAGATTGCCGATTTTATCGCAGCCTACATCACATTGCCCATTTTCCTGGTTCTGTGGTTCGGCCACAAGCTGTACACTCGGACTTGGAGCCAATGGTGGCTTCCCGTGTCCGAAATCGATGTTACTACCGGCTTAATCGAGATCGAGGAAAAATCAAGAGAAATCGAAGAGATGAGGCTGCCTCCTTCCAGCTTTAAAGATAAGTTCATGGACGCCTTGTTGTAA
- the CIN1 gene encoding Cin1p (similar to Saccharomyces cerevisiae CIN1 (YOR349W); ancestral locus Anc_7.43), which translates to MQKVQALLSSIVDGVQTVSPNTLQQTVTAINKFQDDPALLDRILPRCVHLLTDSFFSMSQRDQRLVAELFYNLDKISHSKVLKSLDTSIFRLNDLLNYLQDRASPSSFSDVLCVYLNLSWLSVVLLSPYTFKDRFSKTIQVSSRFETYPICIPPINKIKAVLYFKNLTRDFDQLPGPDQSNVPFLNQFLKLYIQSPQTTSSYFSHENLRHLQQIAVSNQAIKLLPKLFQISYYHASHDILDAIIEFFQDHLNSNSTDTRFQLAHSFAKMAKFLHQRDPASYIELIGYTIDNTISLLQTSWDSIDSNELHTSLLIIAEVALAKILPVDFISRVLTLIIPKTCHFQQSRFQIIKGHHIRDSTNFIIWSIMRSDSCNNLSPQILQSLLAHLLINAFFDPELIIRYSSFAALQELLGRSNRSLALNQTDIASILQANWKDLSRSFKENSDLIRRLFNAENTSNSAVCVWGIFIKWSFHWNLLENLHLTTMKLNIDYNLLPLIKLKLCSLDLLHAMLNKSGHSMIQYCQILYLYLKLLENDVNCPETSKICTDIYKNKINFQLIGQGKRQFNDNSPELFQIFVILKYWQLVGQNDFNQALFWQFVNIISPQKKLNLYNDFVSIVQRIISQCVTLSYSKTAQSIKSGNEIACRLICHLPDQEKMCSIFLSQFPSLTPQSKSILIEELDHHWEDRVSLLSPNSYQKFLNVIINCLDDYTITEQGDVGRLVRIQALKVIHSHPNLLSVNGDTIRPKLTRLLAEPVLEIKKMSYQLLAPSTPRTTEISNLMLLNFQHRQGLSKEFWKGYAINAGAINFSDSELTSSIDSFIVYFRSLSPPQQLELCNDLIRIIPSAKQIDKSSRCNTNKDPLTGAMKFDTIKFTINCVKFWTRIMESGLVVLHPGFNFQGVFAKFYNLHLLDYITLRVNVIKFFPFLAISYYHTVDNITGRERNFDLVNSILKRLLVIVRREYTATKSKFMADQNIALQGIFQILLESGAIRQLEFLDAACQNFEFANILESDITL; encoded by the coding sequence ATGCAAAAGGTCCAGGCTTTGTTGAGCTCGATAGTGGATGGAGTTCAGACCGTTTCTCCAAACACATTGCAACAGACGGTTACGGCAATCAATAAGTTTCAAGACGATCCGGCACTTTTGGACAGGATACTGCCAAGATGCGTGCATCTTTTGACCGACTCGTTCTTTTCTATGTCACAGCGTGACCAAAGACTCGTTGCGGAGCTGTTCTACAATCTTGACAAAATCTCGCACTCTAAAGTCCTTAAATCATTAGATACAAGCATTTTTAGGTTAAACGACCTTTTAAACTATTTACAGGATCGAGCGTCGCCCTCTTCTTTCAGCGATGTCTTGTGCGTCTATCTAAACCTTTCTTGGCTAAGCGTCGTTTTGCTTTCCCCTTATACATTCAAAGATAGGTTTAGCAAAACGATTCAGGTATCGTCGAGGTTCGAAACCTACCCGATTTGCATTCCGCCCATCAATAAGATCAAAGCCGTCTTATACTTTAAAAACTTGACAAGGGACTTCGACCAGCTGCCGGGACCAGACCAATCAAATGTGCCATTCCTCAACCAATTTCTGAAACTGTACATTCAATCCCCGCAGACTACAAGCTCCTACTTCTCACATGAGAACTTAAGGCATTTACAGCAGATTGCAGTGTCTAATCAAGCAATAAAGCTCTTACCCAAATTATTCCAGATTTCGTACTACCATGCATCCCATGATATCCTAGATGCTATAATAGAGTTCTTCCAGGACCATCTGAATTCGAATTCTACAGATACACGGTTCCAGTTGGCGCACTCCTTTGCTAAGATGGCCAAGTTCCTTCACCAGAGGGATCCAGCATCTTATATCGAGCTCATTGGATACACCATTGACAACACGATTTCGCTATTGCAGACCTCTTGGGATTCTATCGATAGTAACGAGTTACACACTTCCTTATTGATAATTGCCGAGGTGGCTCTGGCTAAGATTCTCCCTGTAGATTTCATTAGCCGTGTATTGACTCTGATCATCCCCAAAACGTGCCATTTCCAGCAATCCCGCTTCCAAATAATTAAGGGCCATCATATCAGAGATTCGACgaatttcatcatctgGTCCATAATGAGGTCGGACAGTTGCAATAATTTATCTCCCCAGATCCTACAGTCACTATTGGCTCATCTACTTATAAATGCCTTTTTCGATCCTGAATTGATAATCAGGTACTCGAGTTTTGCTGCCCTTCAAGAGTTATTGGGTAGGTCCAACAGGTCTTTGGCACTGAACCAAACGGATATCGCCTCCATATTACAGGCAAACTGGAAGGATCTGTCGAGGTCGTTCAAGGAAAATTCGGATCTAATTCGTAGACTGTTCAATGCTGAAAACACATCGAATAGCGCTGTTTGCGTATGGGGCATTTTTATAAAGTGGTCGTTCCACTGGAATTTATTGGAGAATTTACACCTGACTACCATGAAACTCAATATAGATTATAATTTACTCCCGCTAATCAAGTTGAAACTATGCTCACTTGATTTATTGCACGCAATGTTAAATAAATCAGGCCACTCGATGATACAATATTGTCAAATTTTGTATCTATACCTGAAATTACTTGAAAATGACGTAAATTGTCCAGAGACAAGCAAAATTTGTACTGACatttacaaaaataaaatcaactTCCAATTAATAGGCCAAGGGAAAAGACAATTTAACGATAATTCACCCGAgttatttcaaatttttgttaTTCTAAAATACTGGCAGTTGGTGGGGCAGAATGATTTCAATCAAGCATTATTTTGGCAATTTGTAAACATTATATCACcacagaagaaattaaactTATACAACGACTTTGTCTCCATAGTGCAACGAATAATATCACAATGCGTTACTTTGAGTTATTCAAAGACCGCTCAATCAATCAAATCAGGTAACGAGATAGCATGCCGCTTGATATGCCACTTGCCcgatcaagaaaagatgtgttctattttcttatcCCAATTTCCTTCATTAACACCTCAGTCCAAATCAATTTTGATAGAAGAACTTGATCACCATTGGGAGGATCGAGTAAGCCTGCTCTCACCGAATTCGTACCAAAAATTCCTCAATGTCATCATTAACTGTCTTGATGATTATACGATAACGGAACAAGGTGACGTAGGACGCCTGGTAAGAATACAAGCCTTAAAGGTTATACACTCACATCCTAATTTGTTATCTGTTAATGGTGATACCATCAGGCCAAAATTAACTCGATTGCTTGCGGAACCTGTActagaaatcaaaaaaatgagttATCAATTGCTCGCACCATCCACACCACGAACCACTGAAATATCTAATTTAATGTTACTTAATTTCCAACACAGACAAGGCCTAAGCAAGGAGTTTTGGAAAGGCTACGCAATAAACGCCGGGGCAATAAATTTTTCCGACTCTGAACTAACTTCATCTATTGATTCCTTTATTGTATACTTTAGATCCTTGTCTCCTCCGCAACAATTGGAATTATGCAATGATTTGATCAGAATAATCCCAAGCGCTAAACAGATCGATAAATCAAGTAGATGTAATACCAACAAAGATCCATTAACGGGTGCAATGAAGTTTGATACCATCAAGTTCACCATTAATTGCGTAAAATTTTGGACTAGAATCATGGAATCTGGTTTGGTTGTTTTACATCCTGGCTTCAATTTTCAAGGTGTTTTCGCCAAATTCTATAACTTACATTTATTAGATTACATCACACTGAGAGTTAATGTGATCAAATTCTTCCCATTCTTAGCGATCTCTTACTACCACACAGTGGATAACATTACTGGTAGggaaagaaattttgatttgGTCAATTCAATACTAAAAAGGCTATTGGTAATCGTGAGGCGTGAATATACAgcaacaaaatcaaaatttatGGCAGACCAGAATATCGCTTTACAAGGTATATTTCAGATACTTTTAGAGTCAGGTGCCATCAGGCAACTCGAATTTCTAGATGCAGCTTGCCagaattttgaatttgcgAACATATTAGAGTCCGATATCACTTTATGA
- the MNE1 gene encoding Mne1p (similar to Saccharomyces cerevisiae MNE1 (YOR350C); ancestral locus Anc_7.42), whose translation MMPVFKRSSSTHIARLIKESLSTPEILPPLLEQKVSLHKRFPNYKRTNSITDKWLKEALKRKDKLNEDKLRNVNLRLHVVLTTLQKLRTAYNPALYFALLNRIGTGHITWLNITGRPIDTFPSNRLPLEFYHELSNMLYKVSLQPVKDKTALAKFSLQLLDRYFLLIAESFTGEQKFRANTKFLRNCALLVIKSQSNYYLDAIQRLFAKHLKSQLLANLSQLAFYVETCQWTSVVEILPLCISESALESSKERERDIQLLELFSPCLVKSLGVMITQGMENEVCLILRSLSKWNFRFHQHDSSNLMQLCKRHSCFEIIATMNKLSFITVSSKQFDLDKLQSDVSLKKCMSDLSKDNFEPFKHDSFLQSLSLKLSDLPLSLSVWKRYIDDVDQQMRTDSTPPPLRAFFTTILLSHISVQKSFDFMLSLVEYMVYEKNFRKSLLQTKNLVGSRENSSFHCLFHAASQANSTKVTLLTLFNKLNEHGYQFSVHDFLSMLKVCKNYSDCDFFYFVFYNLLITHSHRFFLFDEFSDKFTWRLPIQIGNAISGWLSSLQIDIQENTDRVLQITDEVGEWYVENKPVSLEKQAVQPINVLKLRRIFGERKTLFQMDSEIYQECKTKKDKEMEKGALFTQNDMEYNFAVDLSYSKRVQNLLSYVTSQQMQQKE comes from the coding sequence ATGATGCCGGTTTTTAAAAGAAGTTCTTCTACCCATATTGCTAGATTGATCAAAGAATCTTTAAGCACCCCTGAAATTCTACCACCGTTGCTGGAGCAAAAAGTGTCATTACATAAACGATTTCCAAACTACAAAAGAACTAACTCGATCACTGACAAATGGTTGAAGGAAGcactaaaaagaaaggataAATTAAATGAAGATAAACTCCGGAATGTGAATTTACGACTCCATGTGGTACTAACTACTCTACAGAAACTTCGTACAGCTTATAATCCTGCCTTGTATTTTGCGCTGCTGAATCGCATCGGTACAGGCCATATAACATGGCTAAATATAACTGGCAGACCAATTGATACATTCCCATCCAATCGATTGCCTTTGGAGTTCTATCATGAGCTATCTAATATGTTATATAAGGTGTCGCTTCAACCGGTAAAGGACAAAACTGCACTCGCTAAATTTTCGCTGCAATTATTAGACCGTTATTTTTTACTTATAGCTGAATCTTTCACTGGAGAGCAAAAATTTCGAGCAAACACGAAATTCTTGAGAAATTGTGCTCTTTTAGTCATTAAGTCTCAGTCAAACTATTATTTGGATGCAATTCAACGACTGTTTGCGAAACATTTGAAAAGTCAATTGTTAGCCAACCTATCTCAGCTGGCGTTTTATGTGGAGACGTGCCAATGGACAAGTGTAGTGGAAATTTTACCCTTATGCATATCAGAATCTGCTCTGGAAAGCTCGAAGGAGCGTGAAAGAGATATTCAATTATTAGAGTTGTTTAGTCCGTGCTTAGTCAAAAGCTTAGGAGTAATGATAACCCAAGGCATGGAAAATGAAGTTTGCCTGATTTTAAGAAGCTTGTCCAAATGGAACTTTCGCTTCCATCAGCATGATTCTTCCAACTTAATGCAGTTATGTAAGAGGCATTCCTGTTTTGAAATTATTGCAACCATGAATAAATTATCCTTTATTACCGTCAGTAGCAAACAATTCGATTTGGATAAGTTACAGTCCGATGTGAGTTTAAAGAAGTGTATGAGTGATTTATCAAAAGATAATTTCGAACCTTTCAAGCACGATTCATTTCTTCAGTCGTTATCTCTCAAATTGAGTGATTTGCCATTGAGCTTAAGCGTATGGAAACGGTACATCGATGACGTTGATCAACAAATGCGTACTGACTCTACACCGCCTCCCTTAAGAGCATTTTTTACAACTATTCTACTAAGTCATATATCTGTCCAGAAAAGTTTTGATTTTATGCTTTCATTAGTCGAGTATATGGTGTatgagaaaaattttagGAAATCTTTACTACAGACGAAGAATTTAGTTGGAAGCAGAGAGAATTCCAGTTTCCATTGTTTATTCCATGCCGCCTCTCAAGCAAATTCTACTAAAGTTACTCTACTGACATTGTTTAACAAATTGAATGAACATGGTTATCAATTTAGTGTTCacgattttctttcaatgttAAAAGTCTGTAAAAACTACTCTGATTGCGATTTTTTCtactttgttttttataaCCTGTTGATTACACATAGCCACaggttttttctttttgatgaatttaGTGATAAGTTTACATGGAGGTTACCAATACAGATAGGAAATGCAATCTCTGGATGGCTTTCTAGCTTGCAAATTGACATACAGGAAAATACTGATAGAGTTTTGCAGATAACCGATGAAGTTGGCGAATGGtatgttgaaaataaacCAGTGAGCTTAGAAAAACAGGCTGTTCAACCAATCAATGTACTCAAACTGCGCAGAATCTTTGGGGAGCGAAAAACTCTATTTCAGATGGATTCGGAGATTTATCAAGAATGTAAAACGAAGAAGGATAAAGAAATGGAGAAAGGAGCATTATTTACCCAAAATGATATGGAGTACAATTTTGCGGTAGATTTATCTTATTCTAAAAGAGTACAAAATCTACTCTCCTATGTAACATCTCAACAAATGcaacaaaaagaatga
- the MEK1 gene encoding serine/threonine protein kinase MEK1 (similar to Saccharomyces cerevisiae MEK1 (YOR351C); ancestral locus Anc_7.41), whose product MEPLDNYNLATGNSAQRAPAYLEVDVGGYNTEQVIPIVKHQLVKVGRNGKECQLVLTNPSISSIHCVFWCVFFDEDSIPMFYVKDCSLNGTYLNGLLLKRDKTYLLKDSDVIELSQGSRENDSKKTQLVFMINDDLQSSLDPKLLDQMGFLREVDQWEITNRIVGNGTFGHVLITHNSKERKDDACYHPENYAVKIIKLKPNKFDKEARILLKLDHPNIIKVYHTFCDRNNHLYIFQDLIPGGDLFSYLAKGDCLTSMSETESLLIVFQILQALNYLHDQDIVHRDLKLDNILLCTPEPCTRIVLADFGIAKDLNSNKERMHTVVGTPEYCAPEVGFRANRKAYQSFSRAATLEQRGYDSKCDLWSLGVITHIMLTGISPFYGDGSERSIIQNAKVGKLNFDLKQWDVVSDNAKSFVKDLLRTDVVKRLNSKQSLKHIWIEKHLSQLERLYYKKILCNNEGPKLETMALDWKRKLPKSVVISQAIPKKKKVLE is encoded by the coding sequence ATGGAACCGTTGGATAACTACAACCTTGCAACCGGAAATAGCGCTCAGAGAGCTCCTGCTTACTTGGAGGTTGATGTGGGCGGCTATAATACAGAACAGGTAATACCTATAGTGAAGCATCAGCTCGTGAAAGTTGGAAGGAATGGCAAGGAATGTCAACTTGTTCTAACAAATCCCTCGATATCCTCCATTCACTGTGTGTTTTGGTGTGTgttttttgatgaagatagCATTCCAATGTTTTACGTTAAAGATTGTTCTCTGAATGGAACATATTTGAATGGTTTACTTTTAAAAAGAGATAAAACGTATCTTTTAAAGGATTCTGATGTGATCGAATTATCACAGGGTAGTAGGGAAAATGACAGTAAAAAAACACAGCTGGTATTCATGATAAATGATGATTTGCAATCTTCTCTGGACCCAAAACTTTTAGACCAAATGGGTTTTTTAAGAGAAGTAGACCAATGGGAAATAACAAATAGAATAGTCGGTAATGGCACTTTTGGTCATGTTCTGATTACGCATAATTCAAAGGAAAGGAAAGACGATGCCTGCTATCATCCTGAAAACTACGCTGTAAAGATTATCAAACTGAAACCAAATAAATTCGATAAGGAAGCTCgaattcttttgaaactggATCATCCAAATATTATCAAAGTCTACCATACTTTCTGTGACAGGAACAATCACCTTTACATATTCCAGGATTTGATACCTGGCGGCGATTTGTTCTCTTACTTGGCTAAGGGTGACTGTTTAACTTCTATGTCCGAAACGGAATCGCTATTGATCGTCTTTCAGATCTTACAAGCGTTAAACTATCTCCATGACCAAGATATTGTTCATCGTGACTTGAAACTAgataatattttgttatGTACGCCAGAACCATGCACTAGAATTGTCTTGGCGGACTTTGGCATAGCtaaagatttgaattccaacaaagaaagaatgcATACGGTTGTAGGTACTCCAGAATACTGTGCTCCAGAAGTTGGATTTAGAGCAAACAGAAAAGCTTATCAAAGCTTCTCAAGGGCAGCTACTTTAGAGCAACGAGGTTATGATAGTAAATGCGATCTTTGGTCTTTAGGTGTAATTACACACATTATGTTAACAGGAATCTCGCCCTTTTACGGTGATGGATCAGAGAGAagtattattcaaaatgcAAAGGTTGGGAAACTGAACTTTGATTTAAAGCAGTGGGATGTTGTTTCAGATAATGCTAAGAGCTTTGTAAAAGATCTTCTGCGAACCGATGTAGTTAAACGATTAAATAGTAAGCAAAGTCTCAAACATATCTGGATCGAAAAACATTTGAGTCAATTAGAGAGGTTatactataaaaaaatattatgCAATAATGAAGGCCCTAAATTAGAAACCATGGCTTTAGactggaaaagaaagttacCTAAAAGTGTTGTCATTTCTCAGGCAATaccgaaaaaaaagaaagtattgGAGTAG
- the TFB6 gene encoding TFIIH complex subunit TFB6 (similar to Saccharomyces cerevisiae TFB6 (YOR352W); ancestral locus Anc_7.40): protein MSEPNTPLHAQPNEQLDLNKLNDLDEKDIEDLNLDPNSDIDIATDSADVENADIDNTIWQRNCEQKRRYHTPEFNDVYNEANNAINDVTMLDDVDDFQPRINVSSPFSSTTKLSELLPNKHNEASHPRRLSMSQQSKFISYVDDQLLQIQRKFVQSRGLNIKNGYASLTPLLKDIKSLIDFIWYSIAHIPNSDYLLRSEKNINCNRSRSSNNTCEYSSYFGQGSYLIKIADDLIDYVEKFTFKEMEDSEINDTLSKLFKLLFILDRIFVILIDNSNGKEASETVSVNKKITGLNGTDIVRLKGIAERTRVRLPIFLESQGIHGYHYELSKIYEGFLDNANSF from the coding sequence ATGTCCGAGCCAAATACACCACTGCATGCTCAACCAAATGAACAACTGGACTTGAACAAGCTGAATGATCTGgatgaaaaagatattgaagatttaAACTTGGATCCAAACTctgatattgatattgcTACAGATTCTGCCGACGTGGAAAACGCTGACATAGACAATACTATATGGCAGCGTAATTGTGaacagaaaagaagatatcaTACACCAGAATTCAATGATGTTTATAATGAAGCAAACAACGCAATCAATGACGTAACCATGCTCGATGACGTTGACGATTTCCAGCCTAGAATCAATGTGTCTTCtccattttcatcaaccACAAAACTGAGTGAATTGTTACCAAATAAACACAATGAAGCTTCACATCCAAGAAGACTGTCAATGTCCCAACAATCAAAGTTCATTTCTTATGTTGACGATCAGCTCTTACAAATCCAAAGAAAGTTTGTTCAATCCAGGGGCTTGAATATTAAGAATGGCTATGCTAGTCTCACTCCGCTACTAAAGGATATAAAATCCTTAATCGACTTTATTTGGTATTCTATTGCACATATTCCAAACTCAGACTATTTACTTCGgtcagaaaaaaacataaattGCAACAGGTCCCGAAGCTCAAACAATACATGTGAATATTCCAGCTATTTCGGACAGGGATCCTATTTAATTAAAATCGCTGACGACCTCATTGATTATGTAGAGAAGTTCACATTCAAGGAGATGGAAGACTCAGAGATTAATGACactttatcaaaattattcaaacTACTATTTATTCTTGACAGGATATTCGTAATTCTGATCGATAACAGCAATGGTAAAGAGGCTTCTGAAACAGTTTCAgtcaacaagaaaataacagGATTAAATGGAACTGATATTGTGAGGTTAAAAGGTATCGCCGAACGGACAAGAGTTCGCctaccaatttttttagaatCGCAAGGTATTCATGGGTACCATTATGAATTAAGCAAAATTTACGAGGGATTCTTAGACAATGCTAATTCATTCTAG